One Saccharomyces kudriavzevii IFO 1802 strain IFO1802 genome assembly, chromosome: 4 genomic region harbors:
- the ARP10 gene encoding Arp10p (similar to Saccharomyces cerevisiae ARP10 (YDR106W); ancestral locus Anc_8.251) translates to MPDSIVIVYWEGNKIEIGRSDRACPQETIPWKTGTIDEENSDELKEIFNHYFQMYGPLENQEVHVLILEDVFTSIIEKRIICGILLLELKCACVSFIPRVIMHCISCNATNALVIDVSAAHTTCVPIFDLRPLQKYIRYSKRGKSQLVLDDYPSGCPYTPIFFDEDYNSKIQDDDEIPVINLAKCIINSLPIDLRKPLRENIILVNVEEEYEATIRDLFKQKMDMSKIQLSKNCWRGGSIYAKTLLHAEGVNVVGVKREEFYNDPNIAPDWFDFYFRSGAKCTK, encoded by the coding sequence ATGCCAGATAGTATTGTGATCGTTTACTGGGAAGGcaataaaattgaaattgggAGAAGCGATCGCGCATGTCCGCAAGAGACGATTCCTTGGAAGACAGGTACcatcgatgaagaaaatagtgATGAGctgaaagaaatatttaatcattattttcagaTGTACGGCCCCTtggaaaatcaagaagTACATGTTTTAATACTGGAAGATGTCTTTACTTCtataattgaaaagagaattaTCTGTGGGATTCTGTTATTAGAATTAAAGTGTGCTTGCGTGTCGTTTATTCCCAGAGTCATCATGCACTGTATATCCTGCAATGCAACGAATGCGTTAGTTATAGATGTAAGTGCTGCTCATACTACGTGTGTACCCATTTTTGACCTCAGACCTCTGCAAAAATACATAAGGTACTCAAAAAGGGGTAAAAGTCAGCTTGTACTAGATGATTATCCCTCGGGCTGTCCCTACACGCCGATATTCTTTGACGAGGACTACAACTCTAAAATTcaagatgacgatgaaatTCCAGTAATAAATCTTGCGAAATGTATTATAAACTCACTTCCTATTGACTTGAGGAAACCTCTCagagaaaatatcattctAGTAAacgttgaagaagaatatgaagCAACAATAAGAGACTTATTCAAGCAGAAAATGGACATGTCTAAAATCCAATTATCTAAAAATTGCTGGCGGGGCGGTTCTATATACGCGAAAACGCTTTTGCATGCTGAGGGAGTAAACGTTGTGGGAGttaaaagagaagaattttATAATGATCCCAACATTGCTCCTGATTGGTTTGATTTCTACTTTAGATCCGGCGCAAAATGCACAAAATAG
- the TMS1 gene encoding Tms1p (similar to Saccharomyces cerevisiae TMS1 (YDR105C); ancestral locus Anc_8.250), which produces MGAVISLPVSMAGSFVASCFGGCCSGLVSKTASSLGSSSLGTRLLYAFWLLINSLISWISYSANKSILWPGKTCTGTGECGFFTVHRLNFALGCLHLILASVLMGVKSTNDVRAAFQNSWWSLKFILYLCLIVLSFVIPNDFYIFFSKWVSVPSGAIFILVGLILLVDFAHEWAETCISHVESEDEDSSFWQRFLVLGTTSMYTASIIMTVVMYVMFCHQQCNMNQTAVTVNLILTVITLILSVNPKIQEANPKSGLAQSSMVSVYCTYLTMSAMSSEPDDKMCNPLVRSSGTRKFSIILGSLFTFVAIAYTTTRAAANSAFQGTNTNGAIYLGNDIEYEGLGGQTRNQLRYEAIKQAVEEGSLPESALYDTAWLGTPSSTEGTIDNQNDDERTGTKYNYTLFHIIFFLATQWIAILLTINVTQDDVGDFIPVGRTYFYSWVKIVSAWICYALYGWTIVAPAVMPDRFGYENYY; this is translated from the coding sequence ATGGGTGCCGTTATTTCTTTGCCTGTCAGTATGGCGGGATCGTTCGTGGCGTCCTGTTTTGGAGGCTGTTGCTCAGGTTTAGTGTCTAAGACAGCATCTTCCTTAGGGTCTTCCTCCCTGGGGACAAGACTTCTTTATGCTTTTTGGCTTTTGATAAACTCACTAATATCATGGATATCGTATTCCGCAAACAAATCCATCCTCTGGCCTGGGAAAACATGCACAGGAACTGGAGAGTGTGGGTTCTTTACTGTCCATAGATTGAATTTTGCTTTGGGGTGCTTACATTTGATACTAGCGTCTGTACTAATGGGCGTAAAATCAACTAATGATGTGAGAGCagcatttcaaaattcatGGTGGAGTTTAAAATTTATATTGTATTTATGTCTCATTGTCCTATCATTTGTTATTCCTAATGACttctatattttcttttccaaatgGGTATCGGTTCCCAGTGGGGCGATTTTCATTCTAGTTGGCCTTATATTATTGGTAGACTTTGCTCATGAATGGGCTGAAACATGTATTAGTCACGTTGAGTCAGAAGACGAGGACTCCTCGTTTTGGCAACGATTTTTGGTTTTAGGAACAACTTCCATGTACACTGCGTCGATTATTATGACTGTCGTTATGTATGTTATGTTCTGCCATCAACAGTGTAACATGAATCAAACGGCTGTAACAGTCAATTTGATATTAACTGTTATAACACTTATTTTATCGGTGAATCCCAAGATCCAAGAAGCTAATCCTAAAAGCGGGTTGGCCCAAAGTAGTATGGTTTCTGTTTACTGTACTTATTTGACAATGAGCGCCATGTCTTCTGAACCAGATGACAAAATGTGCAACCCATTGGTTAGATCTAGTGGGACCCGTAAGTTTAGCATTATCTTGGGTTCATTATTCACTTTTGTCGCGATCGCTTACACAACAACGAGAGCTGCGGCCAATAGTGCATTTCAAGGTACTAATACCAATGGTGCTATATATCTAGGCAACGATATCGAGTACGAGGGGCTAGGTGGACAGACAAGAAACCAATTAAGATATGAAGCAATTAAGCAGGCTGTAGAGGAGGGATCTCTACCAGAAAGTGCCTTGTACGATACGGCTTGGTTAGGGACACCATCGTCGACTGAAGGTACTATAGATAACCAAAATGACGACGAAAGGACCGGAACCAAATACAACTACACTTTATTCCAcattatattctttttggcAACCCAGTGGATCGCCATCTTATTAACCATTAATGTTACTCAGGATGATGTAGGAGATTTTATACCGGTAGGAAGaacatatttttattcttgggTTAAAATTGTTAGCGCATGGATATGTTATGCACTTTACGGTTGGACAATAGTGGCACCAGCCGTTATGCCCGACAGGTTTGGTTACGAGAATTACTACTAA
- the SPO71 gene encoding Spo71p (similar to Saccharomyces cerevisiae SPO71 (YDR104C); ancestral locus Anc_8.248), whose translation MDSIVSVVEDDIKYAQRVTSFCSPQNANVKVFTIPRHSFTAFRLSYVSPTELSECSQVTLLGGIPKQWYAEQNSQVWKLLSKITLRKVRKQSDMLKRYGYGTIYKKRVEKIPTASYLRKHFTWSYGGNTTTRNSHYLKDHKFEMERANSSPVRGSEPRMAPSKRCQSSSDQTLQQKESLKERNTELPNNESMKTLPLKETAQPAAIKPVERRRDHKKTNKGSELVLSDQNRENEQQIESSPEESNSQFNRIVTHSSATKAKDVESNINRQPSETTLRHSPHSVVAAADTPSPDYNSFLSGSEQFSHSNNLVDGLSASNTIDSLPLNMNEKIILEALQSMDKENLMIWKNSRNAVNYPNNEQKVSDERKKITDAFHNRRRNLDEDIGNFVSNGLPFFNVLPPWPTELTVEEKNMHDRLVSKHSHHIRKHVHNARNKTCCKLKDSVGTFLGVTSSLTNKATGRKHTGQILKKEKMLVMVKEAIQNKVPLPNFSENECFDTRVSERWKEYIVIARSTGRFDPPILLQFYRHRHIPEIEDISSVAKKYHRNSLDFFLSRNCIVRFYSSLDKTISIQKPDKRLDGFVDESIENKNGLKHYSPVKIFILRCNSIRSSGRWYKFLLETLGRQLFTPTINLKIPQTEISIKINLNEIIFEKLRDLGKQERERLKICFLEKGYKVFQHPILRFFTIAILEKLKLAHYDYLISKWDLENPVLGCALKRYDRLEWIPCDEDSLITGIFAFCQSHLIQYRPIVNCSRVTKSVNGEFLKETPPIEGFLIRLTDKYGSVRTHFGKYNISTSYFFTCDNLLFSMKAYRANPPLPIDAITDDNSTEEEKEDIWKKWKTIPEVYQQQPYPLNSDDHIEWMNCQTTQDEYDSRDFYAFHCFHRRIDQILKTDSVIDLTEVKNIYQGTSTDCEVDKIKYGVYKEACEMFWHRSYEVDNVSQSVINIETSNGLLLKLLASSATVAEQWVTKLKKIMQYWKSKQKEDTDRLLKTRRSNAGLLMLSGEEETKIGENTLRWIIEHGRADEHTFNANGISLSRPLIQKGSLYQKPHKHSVFSRYYVVLISGFIVLFHCFHRSTTGFAKEVLEYAHYMTIPIDDCYLYSGTTTELDLLQRDRTFDEINYGSHALPRVYGDGWRSVEDESSRCFTLWFGTRRALSSNRSRKKGEETLYTHAYDGQSNFVDRSPPVEADLDNSNEPNNKDRIHFTKKLGVSGKSMVFMARSRQERDLWVMSIYYELERLRKTATFSIERNQVT comes from the coding sequence ATGGATTCTATTGTTAGCGTtgttgaagatgatatCAAGTATGCGCAGCGAGTAACTAGCTTTTGCTCACCACAAAATGCCAATGTCAAGGTCTTCACTATTCCTCGACATTCTTTTACGGCTTTTAGATTATCTTATGTCTCTCCCACAGAGCTTTCCGAATGCTCTCAAGTGACTTTATTGGGGGGAATCCCAAAACAATGGTATGCTGAACAAAATAGTCAGGTTTGGAAACTTCTCAGTAAAATTACACTTCGGAAGGTTAGAAAGCAATCGGATATGCTAAAAAGATATGGCTATGGAACAATTTATAAAAAGCGTGTGGAGAAAATACCTACTGCGTCGTATTTGAGAAAGCACTTTACGTGGTCTTATGGAGGTAACACAACCACCCGCAACAGCCATTACCTCAAGGACCACAAATTTGAGATGGAAAGAGCTAATTCAAGCCCCGTACGGGGTAGCGAACCTAGAATGGCTCCATCTAAAAGGTGCCAAAGCTCTTCTGATCAAACGCTCCAGCAGAAAGagtctttgaaagaaagaaatacGGAACTTCCTAACAATGAGAGTATGAAGACTTTACCCTTGAAAGAAACGGCACAACCGGCAGCAATAAAGCCAGTTGAACGGAGAAGGGATCacaaaaagacaaataAAGGTAGTGAACTAGTTCTTTCGGATCAGAACCGAGAAAATGAACAGCAAATAGAAAGCTCGCCCGAAGAAAGTAACTCACAGTTTAATCGAATAGTGACTCACTCTTCGGCAACGAAGGCTAAGGATGTAGAATCAAACATTAACAGACAACCCTCTGAGACGACTTTAAGGCATTCCCCTCACAGTGTCGTTGCGGCTGCAGATACGCCAAGTCCCGATTACAACAGTTTTTTAAGTGGGTCAGAACAGTTTAGCCATTCAAACAATTTGGTCGATGGCCTTTCTGCATCTAATACTATCGATAGCCTGCCATTAAACATGAATGAGAAAATTATTCTTGAAGCACTGCAGAGTATggacaaagaaaatcttaTGATATGGAAAAACTCTCGAAATGCAGTCAATTATCCCAATAATGAACAAAAAGTTTCggatgaaagaaagaagattaCCGATGCTTTTCACAATAGAAGGAGAAACTTAGACGAGGATATCGGTAATTTTGTTTCGAACGGTCTTCCTTTCTTTAATGTCTTGCCCCCATGGCCAACGGAATTGACGgtcgaagaaaagaatatgcaCGATAGATTAGTATCTAAGCATTCTCATCACATAAGAAAACATGTCCATAACGCGAGAAACAAAACTTGCTGCAAACTTAAAGATAGTGTTGGTACTTTTTTGGGCGTGACGAGTTCACTAACAAACAAAGCGACAGGTAGGAAACACACAGGTCAGATTctcaagaaagaaaaaatgctgGTGATGGTGAAAGAAGCTATACAAAATAAGGTGCCACTTCCGAACTTCTCTGAAAACGAATGTTTTGATACAAGGGTAAGTGAACGGTGGAAGGAATACATTGTCATTGCAAGATCTACCGGGAGGTTTGATCCTCCCATTCTTTTACAGTTTTACCGTCATCGCCATATTCCAGAAATCGAGGATATCAGCAGCGTAGCTAAAAAGTATCATCGTAATTCgttggatttttttctttcaagaaattgcaTTGTAAGATTCTATAGCTCTCTGGACAAAACTATATCCATTCAAAAGCCTGATAAGCGGCTAGATGGATTCGTAGACGAAagcattgaaaataaaaacgGATTGAAACATTACTCTCCTGTTaaaatatttattttgagATGTAATAGCATACGTTCATCAGGTAGATGGTataaatttcttcttgagaCTTTGGGCCGACAGTTATTTACACCAACCATCAACTTGAAAATTCCACAAACTGAAATCTCAATAAAAATCAACCTAAATGAAAtcatatttgaaaagttaCGAGATTTAGGAAAACAGGAACGAGAAAGACTAAAAATAtgctttcttgaaaaaggcTATAAAGTCTTCCAACACCCCATTTTGCGATTTTTCACTATTGCTATCTtagagaaattgaaattagCACATTACGATTACCTGATTAGCAAGTGGGATTTAGAGAATCCTGTATTAGGGTGCGCTTTGAAGAGATATGATAGATTGGAGTGGATTCCATGTGACGAAGATTCCCTAATAACTGGGATTTTCGCTTTTTGCCAATCGCATCTAATTCAATACAGGCCAATTGTAAATTGTTCAAGGGTAACAAAATCCGTAAATGGAGAATTTCTAAAAGAAACACCACCAATTGAAGgctttttgataaggttgACCGACAAGTATGGGTCTGTTAGGACGCATTTTGGTAAATATAATATCTCAACctcttatttcttcacgTGTGACAACTTGCTGTTCTCAATGAAAGCGTATAGAGCGAATCCTCCGCTACCTATAGATGCAATTACTGATGATAACAGTAccgaagaggaaaaagaagatatttggaaaaaatggaagacAATTCCAGAGGTTTATCAGCAACAGCCCTATCCCTTGAACTCGGATGATCACATTGAATGGATGAACTGCCAAACAACTCAAGATGAGTATGATTCTAGGGATTTTTATGcttttcattgttttcataGAAGGATCGACCAAATACTCAAAACAGACAGTGTAATTGATCTAAcagaagtgaaaaatatataccAAGGAACAAGTACTGATTGTGAGGTTGACAAAATAAAGTATGGTGTTTACAAAGAAGCTTGTGAAATGTTTTGGCACAGAAGCTACGAAGTTGATAATGTTTCGCAGTCCGTTATAAATATAGAAACCTCCAACGGCCTCTTATTAAAGCTTCTTGCGTCATCAGCGACAGTTGCGGAGCAATGGGTCacaaaactgaaaaaaataatgcaaTATTGGAAGAGcaagcaaaaagaagatacaGACAGGCTGTTGAAAACAAGACGTTCCAACGCTGGCTTATTGATGCTAAGTGGCGAAGAGGAAACGAAAATTGGTGAAAATACATTACGCTGGATTATAGAACATGGGCGCGCAGATGAACACACTTTCAATGCGAACGGAATATCGCTAAGTAGGCCGTTAATTCAAAAGGGATCTTTGTATCAAAAACCACACAAACATTCTGTTTTCTCAAGGTACTACGTAGTTTTGATATCCGGTttcattgttttgtttCACTGTTTCCATAGATCGACTACAGGCTTTGCTAAGGAAGTTTTAGAATATGCACATTATATGACAATTCCGATTGACGATTGTTATTTATACTCTGGAACTACAACTGAATTAGACCTTTTACAGAGAGATCGtacttttgatgaaatAAATTATGGATCTCATGCTCTTCCTCGAGTTTATGGGGACGGATGGCGGTCTGTAGAAGACGAAAGTTCACGGTGCTTTACTCTTTGGTTTGGAACAAGACGTGCACTTTCTAGCAACCGCTCGCGAAAGAAAGGGGAGGAAACGCTATATACACATGCTTATGATGGACAAAGTAACTTTGTTGACCGATCCCCTCCTGTGGAAGCTGACCTAGATAACTCCAATGAGCCAAATAACAAAGATAGGATTCATTTCACCAAAAAGTTAGGTGTAAGCGGCAAGTCAATGGTTTTCATGGCGAGGTCAAGGCAAGAAAGAGATCTTTGGGTAATGTCCATTTACTACGAACTTGAAAGACTAAGAAAAACAGCAACCTTTTCAATTGAGCGAAATCAGGTAACGTGA
- the STE5 gene encoding Ste5p (similar to Saccharomyces cerevisiae STE5 (YDR103W); ancestral locus Anc_8.247): MQTPTDSIISPFHNFGNSTQHHSSSRTPRQIAEVQRPSTLSPLSRGKKWTEKLARFQKSSGKKKRFSPSPASSSTFSFSPKSRVTSSNFSGNEDGNMLSTPSSVSADHLPQHPYRTSSLPRPNSNLFYASHNDWSGASEPPVAENSNVHAPHKIPPKIAPFGYPIPRTASKKSFLNAACTLCDEPISSRRKGEKIIELTCGHLSHQECLIISFGTNSKADVGALFPLCTKCKENANKAVQCIPKNDELKDLLISDFLIHKIPDSELPTTPQSQFPLSSSLLPPFGSSYTPVERQTIYSQAPNLSPNLILAAPPKDRNQIPQKYPKRPFLHIPSGHKRTISNTSSIFTMTSMVSSANDSVSIISDSMQQRDDETKIPLPLLRSYFIQVLLNNFQDNLQDWKIDGDYGLLRLVDKLMVSEDGQKYVQCWCFLFENALVVAEVDGEDVDVLEIRLKNLEIFTPVSCLKMTTLEASVLKCTLNKEDCSTSSNLYIVEKINSDESTTVQKWISALLNHDFVFDEDNITSTLPILPILRNFSDSGDSGEHETSTFLGLINPNKVVEVGNMNHENDTVIIRRGFTLGLSESSAQSSVNTIQSVLTTISSILSLKREKPDNLVIILQVDFKKIEEERCIIVIYNSLKALLIKFPRLQFCFVDRNNNVLDYGSVSHKVVSLNAISNLESKRSLIQFSPTWLKNTLYPEEIHEHLGIISVSNSNMEADKSVLFQDYKCFTCLGRRRPNELRVKVGYLNVDYSDRINELVEVGSWNLVLETLCYSFSLSFDEDEEDENDDNSTENDFDRSLRSLSDAESTTTIHIDSPFGNGNLTINLADDGNPYHDIEHCNVNKLESVVSATESPLFPNVRLSLYSNGEDTNESDNSVSALLLSDMDRRIGEITRRGSISSLIESGNETYPLHMDYI, encoded by the coding sequence ATGCAAACACCTACAGACAGTATAATTTCCCCGTTTCACAATTTTGGTAATTCAACACAACATCATTCGTCGTCAAGAACTCCTAGACAAATTGCGGAGGTACAGAGACCAAGCACGCTGTCTCCATTGTCGAGAGGGAAAAAATGGACAGAGAAATTGGCCaggtttcaaaaaagtagtggcaagaaaaaaagattttcgCCGTCTcctgcttcttcttctacgTTTTCATTCTCACCTAAATCTCGAGTCACCTCCTCAAATTTCTCCGGTAACGAGGATGGCAATATGCTAAGTACGCCTTCGTCTGTTTCCGCAGACCATTTGCCACAACATCCCTACAGAACGTCTTCTTTGCCAAGACCCAATTCCAATCTTTTTTATGCAAGTCACAACGATTGGTCCGGAGCCAGCGAGCCTCCAGTCGCGGAAAATTCCAATGTTCATGCACCACATAAGATACCGCCCAAAATTGCTCCATTTGGCTATCCGATACCGAGAACTGCAAGCAAAAAGTCCTTTCTAAACGCCGCTTGTACGTTGTGTGACGAACCTATATCCAGCAGAAGAAAGGGAGAAAAGATCATTGAGCTTACATGTGGACATTTGAGTCATCAAGAATGTCTCATCATCTCCTTTGGCACTAATTCAAAGGCTGACGTAGGTGCACTCTTTCCCTTGTGTACAAAatgtaaagaaaatgccaaCAAGGCCGTCCAATGcattccaaaaaatgacgaattgaaagatttgctcatttctgattttttaattcatAAAATTCCAGATTCGGAACTACCAACAACACCCCAGTCCCagtttcctctttcttcatcGCTACTTCCTCCCTTCGGTTCGTCGTATACGCCAGTTGAAAGACAAACGATATATTCGCAGGCTCCAAATCTTAGTCCAAATCTCATATTAGCAGCTCCTCCTAAAGACAGGAACCAAATTCCACaaaaatatccaaaaaGGCCATTCTTACATATTCCCTCGGGTCATAAGAGAACAATTTCGAATACGAGCTCTATCTTTACAATGACGTCTATGGTATCGTCCGCAAATGATTCTGTTTCTATTATTTCTGATTCCATGCAACAAAGGGATGACGAAACCAAAATACCCCTGCCACTATTAAGGTcttattttattcaagtGCTATTGAACAATTTCCAAGATAATTTGCAAGACTGGAAGATAGACGGAGACTATGGATTACTGCGATTAGTGGATAAATTGATGGTTTCTGAAGATGGCCAGAAATACGTTCAATGTTGGTGTTTCTTATTTGAAAATGCATTGGTAGTAGCAGAAGTGGATGGCGAGGATGTTGACGTTTTGGAAATTAGGCTAAAAAACTTGGAAATCTTCACACCAGTCAGttgtttgaaaatgacTACACTGGAAGCTTCAGTTCTCAAGTGTACTTTGAATAAAGAAGATTGTTCAACTTCATCAAACCTTTacattgttgaaaaaataaactcaGATGAAAGTACGACAGTACAAAAATGGATATCAGCCTTATTAAACCATGATTTTGTgtttgatgaagacaatATCACCTCCACATTACCTATTCTGCCGATCTTGAGAAACTTTTCAGATAGTGGAGATAGTGGTGAGCATGAGACGAGTACATTTCTAGGTTTAATCAATCCTAATAAAGTTGTGGAGGTTGGAAATATGAATCATGAAAACGATACAGTAATCATCAGGAGGGGATTCACTTTGGGTTTATCAGAATCGTCTGCACAAAGTAGTGTTAATACCATACAATCTGTTTTGACCACGATTAGTTCAATCCTTTCCCTAAAACGTGAAAAACCTGATAATTTGGTAATAATCTTGCAAgttgatttcaaaaaaatagaggaagaaagatGTATAATCGTCATTTATAACAGTTTAAAGGCGTTATTGATCAAGTTTCCACGTCTGCAGTTTTGTTTCGTTGACCGAAATAATAATGTTCTGGACTATGGATCTGTATCACATAAGGTAGTTTCATTGAATGCCATTTCAAACCTGGAATCAAAGCGTTCCTTGATACAATTTTCTCCCACCTGGTTAAAAAACACGTTATATCCCGAAGAGATTCATGAACATCTGGGTATCATAAGCGTATCAAATAGTAATATGGAAGCCGATAAATCTGTATTATTTCAAGATTATAAATGTTTTACATgtcttggaagaagaagaccTAATGAATTGAGGGTTAAAGTGGGTTACTTGAATGTTGATTATAGTGATAGAATAAATGAACTGGTTGAGGTCGGTTCCTGGAATTTAGTCTTAGAGACTCTCTGTTATAGCTTTAGTCTAAgttttgatgaagacgaagaagacgaaaatgatgataactCAACTGAAAATGACTTTGACAGAAGTTTGAGATCACTATCGGACGCTGAATCGACGACTACTATTCATATTGATTCTCCATTTGGCAATGGAAACTTGACTATAAATCTAGCTGATGACGGAAACCCTTATCACGATATTGAACATTGCAATGTGAACAAACTGGAATCTGTCGTTTCTGCAACAGAATCGCCACTGTTCCCCAATGTTAGGCTTTCGCTTTATTCTAATGGAGAAGATACCAATGAAAGCGATAACAGTGTGTCAGCATTGCTGCTCAGTGATATGGATAGAAGAATCGGTGAGATAACGAGGCGTGGTTCGATTTCGAGTCTCATCGAAAGCGGCAATGAAACTTATCCGCTCCATATGGATTATATTTAG
- the ARX1 gene encoding putative hydrolase (similar to Saccharomyces cerevisiae ARX1 (YDR101C); ancestral locus Anc_8.245) gives MALAISHEDTQILLKDKNILQESVLNKYRTAGQIAQTALKYVTSLINDSYHSKTAEHQVTVSELCLLTDSFILTRLEQYYKNKVNERGIAVPTTIDIDQISGGWCPEIDDTQNLLNWNKGKDSTFASSVTGILRPGDLVKITLGVHIDGYTSEVSHTMVIYPVDATKPIPQPTGPLLGGKADAVAAAHIAMETVVALLACALTPEKLPASLGGASNGITGQLIRTIVDTIARSYNCGVVPSSRVRRIRRFLAGQNEGIVAEREYKGVIWTESHQEADLLSNTDAKDLAVVDRGQATPFTNVSAIPSDDFVVQSGEVYLIDLKMASLEHCNKKGLVTLETVDSYAGKSHKAGELIARTGVYVRDFAQSHILKLKTSRQLLTKIDRQGVYPFKLSHLSSNFPFVDESEEELQNLKKDLKSFRLGMSEISNNYLCVESPIQIARWVPWDHILKATNPNGNLSYDATSTLTLPGHELPLPKLGVSAIKLKSLLNSTKESISLPVARECNTIVLCDSSVSTGDRSELLRLTGGSKTCQPSWIHSQHELNPEDSIVQGIFQLATLVKDKRFGLLLKETQPMKQKGAVTLNGEAEKTMKI, from the coding sequence ATGGCTTTAGCTATTTCCCACGAGGATACTCAGATTTTACTAAAAGACAAGAATATCTTACAGGAATCGGTTTTGAACAAATATAGAACGGCTGGACAAATTGCACAAACTGCTCTGAAATATGTCACCTCTTTAATCAATGATTCCTACCACTCTAAAACCGCAGAACATCAAGTAACTGTGTCAGAGTTATGTTTGCTGACTGATTCGTTTATTTTGACTCGCTTGGAACAGTACTATAAAAACAAGGTTAATGAAAGAGGTATTGCTGTTCCAACTACTATTGACATCGATCAAATCTCCGGTGGGTGGTGTCCCGAGATAGATGATACTCAAAATCTGTTGAACTGGAACAAAGGCAAAGACTCTACTTTTGCGTCATCTGTGACTGGTATTTTGAGGCCAGGTGATTTGGTTAAAATTACATTGGGTGTTCATATTGATGGTTATACTTCCGAAGTTTCTCACACTATGGTTATCTACCCAGTTGATGCAACTAAGCCTATTCCTCAACCAACTGGACCATTGTTAGGCGGCAAGGCAGATGCGGTCGCTGCCGCTCACATTGCTATGGAAACTGTAGTTGCATTATTAGCTTGTGCCTTGACACCAGAAAAGCTACCCGCTTCCTTAGGTGGGGCTTCGAATGGTATCACAGGCCAATTGATCAGAACTATTGTAGACACTATCGCCAGATCTTATAACTGTGGCGTTGTTCCTAGTTCTCGTGTAAGAAGAATTAGAAGGTTTTTAGCAGGCCAGAATGAAGGTATTGTTGCCGAAAGGGAATATAAAGGTGTTATTTGGACAGAATCCCATCAAGAAGCAGATTTGTTGTCTAACACGGATGCCAAGGATTTGGCTGTGGTAGACCGTGGCCAGGCCACTCCGTTCACTAACGTTTCCGCCATTCCAAGTGACGATTTCGTTGTACAATCAGGTGAAGTTTATTTGattgatttgaagatggCATCTTTGGAACACTGCAATAAAAAGGGTTTAGTTACTTTGGAAACTGTCGACTCTTACGCCGGCAAATCACACAAGGCTGGAGAATTGATTGCCAGAACCGGTGTTTATGTCAGAGATTTTGCTCAATCCCATATTCTTAAATTAAAGACTTCAAGACAATTATTAACTAAGATTGATAGACAAGGTGTTTACCCATTCAAATTGTCTCACTtgtcttcaaattttccatttgttgatgaaagtgaagaagagCTCCAAAATCTAAAGAAAGATCTAAAATCGTTTCGACTTGGGATGAGTGAGATTTCCAATAACTACCTATGTGTGGAAAGTCCAATACAAATTGCTAGATGGGTTCCATGGGATCATATTCTAAAGGCCACCAATCCAAACGGTAACTTGAGTTACGATGCAACCTCTACATTAACATTACCTGGACATGAACTGCCTTTACCAAAGTTGGGTGTATCAGCTATTAAGCTTAAATCTCTATTGAACTCAACTAAAGAGTCGATTTCTTTACCAGTTGCTCGTGAATGCAATACTATCGTATTGTGTGATTCTAGTGTAAGTACAGGTGACAGATCCGAGTTATTGAGATTAACTGGGGGCTCTAAGACATGCCAACCAAGTTGGATTCACTCTCAACATGAATTGAATCCTGAAGACTCAATTGTTCAAGGCATCTTTCAATTGGCTACTTTGGTCAAGGATAAGAGATTTGGTCTATTATTGAAGGAAACACAACCAATGAAGCAGAAAGGTGCTGTTACTCTGAATGGTGAAGCCGAAAAAACTATGAAAATCTAA